Below is a window of Prosthecochloris sp. GSB1 DNA.
CGTCCAGGCGTACATCGATTCCGAAGGCCGGGTCGTCTGGAGCGAAAAACCGCTTGATTACTAACGCGATGCTTTCGTGAAGAACAATCGGACAACCATACAGCAAACAAAAATGAACACACCCGGTAAAATGAACATGCTCGCAGGGACGGTCTACTTTGTGCTTACCCTCGGGCTCGGTATGTTTCTCATGAAGATGCTGCAGGCACAGGATCCGGCCTGGCTGGAGAGCCCTGTGCGCAGGATGCTGGCCGGCGCGCATCTGCACGGTAGCCTCGAAGCGCTGCTGAACGTCGTTTTCGGTTATCTGCTCTTTCGCTTCGGTTCCGCTGCGCCGCTCTTGTCGCGTGCCGCGTCGTGGCTGCTCCTGTTCGGATTCCTGCATTCAGGCGCGGGCTATCTTGCAGGCCTCGGCTTCGTCGCAGCGAAAATGATTGCGCCTTTGGGAGCAGTTTCGCTTATTACAGCGATGCTTGTCATGATTCCCGTGCTGGCAAAGGGAATCGTCGCGGAACCGTCCTCCGGACGCTGAAACGTTTCGGAAGCGCGGCATGCGTGGCGCAATCCATACTACATGACATGGAACTATCCGGATTCAACTTGCTTCGCCAACCCCGCGTGGTTTTCGGTGCGGGAACCTTTCGCGAGCTGCCTTCTCTTTCATCAGGCTACGGCCGCCGGGCTTTGCTCGTCACGGGATCCGCAACGCTTTGTCGTTCAGGGCGTCTCGACGAACTTCTTTCGCTGATGTCGGCGAAGGGGATAGAATGCGAGTCAATGGAGGTCTCGCGCGAACCTTCGCCCGAACTCGTAGACCATGCCGTGCGGCGCTACAGGCCCGACGCAATAGCCGTTGTGGTCGCTGTCGGAGGTGGCAGCGTCATCGACGCCGGAAAGGCCGTGTCGGCCATGCTGCCTTGCGGAGAGCCAGTGGAACAGTACATCGAGGGCCTGGCGGGATACCGTCCTCACGATGGATCGAAAATTCCGTTCATCGCAGTGCCCACCACGGCCGGAACGGGTACGGAGGCGACGAGCAACGCGGTGATCAGCCGTGTTGGCCGGGAGGGGTACAAGCGTTCTCTCCGTCATCGGGAGTTCGTGCCGGACATCGCGGTGATCGACCCGTCCCTCATGGTGGGGCTTCCCTCCGGCCTGACCGCTTCTTCAGGCATGGATGCGGTCACCCAGCTTCTCGAAGCCTACGTTTCTCCCGGCGCTTCCCCGTATACCGATGCCCTGGCCTGGAGCGGTCTCGAACATTTCGTCCGTTCTTTTTCTTCCGCCTGTTCCGCCGGCGCTTCCAGCATCGCCGTCAGGAGCGATATGGCTTATGCGGCCCTTGTATCGGGCATTGCGCTCGCCAACGCCGGGCTGGGGGTCGTGCACGGCTTCGCTTCATCCATCGGCGGCTACGTCGATATTCCGCACGGCACTCTCTGCGGGACGTTGCTGGCTTCAGCCACGAAAGAAAATATCAGGGTGCTCCGTATGTCCGGCGATCAGGCGCTTCCTTTCATCGCCAAGTATGCCCGCGCCGGAAGACTGTTCGCCGGCGATCCTTCGCTCGACGACAACGGTGCCTGCGATTCGCTTGTCGATATCGTCGAGTCATGGGTCGATCGTCTTGGTTTTCCGAGGCTCGGCCGCTATGGGATAACGGCCGGTGATGTCGACGTTCTCGCCGACCTTACCCGAGGCAAGAACAATCCGGCCGCGCTTGCGAAGGATAATCTCAAACGGATTCTAATGGAGAGGTTATGAAAAGGCTTTATTTTCTGTTCTTGTTTTTTCCGGTCCTTCTGCTCGGCGGATGTTTCCAGAAGTTTCAGCGCGGCGTCAAGGATTTTCAGTCAAAATGGGTCGGGCTGGAGAGGAAGGTGACGGTTTACTCCGCTTCGGGCGAGCCCGTCGGGAGCTATCAGGGACGCATCGATATCGAGCCGACCGAGTACGGCAACAAGATCAAGTTCGCCCATGACGGCAAGATGGTGCTGATTTACAATATGGGCGTCGTGGTGGAAGAAGTACAGTAACCGCCCCCTGGCGAGGATTTGTTTTCATGACGTTCAGTTTCGGTGAGATCAGGATGGCTTTCGACTTCGTCATCCATTCAGCAGCCGGCCATTGGTTGCCTCACCGGGACAGCCTGAGCCTCGGCAAGGAGCTTGCCTTCGATTTCGTCGACGAACGTCTACCGGAGGAATATTCGCTTGTGAGGGATATTTTCGCGGATACTGAAAATGCACGGGGACGTTTCCGGGAAATGCTCGAATCCTCCGGAGCGTTGCGGGAGCGGCTGGAATTCGAAACCTCCAGCGATCCCGAAGGTGCTCGGTGACTGGTGCGAAGCGAGAGGGATCGTGTTCGAGGAGTGAGCGGTTGCAAGGGGGATTTAGGTATGTGGTTTTTATTGTTTACTTTTCTATGTGACGCAGTGCTCAATTGACCTTACAGGAAAGGAATGATCACAAAGGAAGAACTTATCAAAAAGATCAAGTCCGATATCAATACGGAAGAGTCTGGCGTTGCCCTCTATACGAAACATTTGAAGGATACCTTTTTTTTCAGGGATCAGCAAAGAGAAGAGAAAAAGAATCGTTGAACTTCTCGACAGGCTTGCCGATGAATCGAGAATACATGAAAAAACGATGAAGGCGCTGCTTTCCCGGATTATAAAAAGTGACAGGGATGTTTACTAAAGAGGCCTACAAGGAATACTTTCTGCAGATTCTCGATATCGAGAAGCAAATGGTCGAGGAATCGCGCGAACTTGCCGAAGTGTTGGATGATCCTCGGTTAAAAAAGTTTATGCTGCATCTCGTCAAGGACGAAATTCGGCATGTATCCTATGCCGAGGAGCTGATAAGAATGACAGAAGAGGACTCCCAGGACTCCTGAATTCGATATCCATGGTGTCATAAGCCCTTCGCGACCGACTCGAAGCGGCTTTGGCAGTAAATTTCGAAGTCATAATTCAGCTTGTGGCCCCCCATGCCATCCGCCAAGAAAAAGAACGGGCATACTCTCCTGTTCGTATTTGTCGCAATCCTTATTGTTGCAGGCACGGCGACATTGTTCTACCTCACACAGACGGCGGATATTCTATTTCATAAAGGAATGCGCTTCTACAGGGCAGGAAACTATCCTCAGGCTCTTCGCTGCTTTTCGGCCGCGCATGATGAAGACCCGGATAATCCTGAAACGATAGCAGCCCTTCTCGATGCGTTTGAGCTTCTCGACAGGGAAGATGAGGCGGACAAGCTTTTCGAGATGCTTATCGACAGCCGTACCGGGCGCCCCGAATTCTTTTCTTCGGTGGGTGACATTGCCTATGCGCGAAAAAAACACGGTATTGCAGAGCGTTATTATGCAAAAAGCCTTTCCGGTAAACAGGATCATGCGGTACGGCGCCGTTACGCCGAGGTTCTTGCATGGCAGAAAAAATATATCCTTGCGCTCGACCAGATAGGTCTCTTACAGAAATCGGGAATAAGTGATTCCTCTCTTCTGGAGTTCAAGGCAGACGTGTTGTCCTGGAACAGGCAATACGAGGATGCCGTGAGGGATTACCTTGAACTGTATGAAGCCGGAAAAGGCGGGGATGACGTTTTCGAAAAACTTAAAGATATTATTGCATTTTCTCTCTGGGATGGAAAGCGGCTTGATTTTTATCTTGAAATTCTCGATCGCGACGCCTTTGCGGAAGAAGATTCCCTGAAGTTTCTTCTTGCCCGGAGCTTTGCAGGCAATCGTCGATATGAGGATGCGAAAGAGATCCTCGAGAAACTGCATTTGCAAAGTCCATCGGATAAACGGATTGCGCTCCAGTATGTCTCGGTGCTTGAAAACCTCGATTTGCCGAAAAAGACCTATGCGGTTATCGAACGATGTCTCGAATCGAATCCCGAGGACAGGAAATTGCTTGAACGATATGCTGCCGTGGCCGAAGCCTTCGGTGATGCGGAGACAGCGCTCGATGTGTATTACAGGTTGCTTGCTGCTTTTCCCGAAGATTCGCTTTTCAGGCTGAAGACCGCACGGACACTTGTCTGGGCAGGGCGTTACGGGGATGCCCTGCCGCTCTACAAGGGGCTTGTCGATTCCGGTGAGGCGAATCAGGATTTTCACGATGAATACGTGGGCCTTCTTTTCCGGGAGAAAAAATACCGGGAAATCGTGCGGTTTTACAAGTCCCGTTTCAGGGCCGCTGATTTAGCGAAAGCGGATGCCTTTCGGCTTGCCGACGCTTATCTGGCGATGAACGATCGTTTCTCCGCTCTCGAGGTTTATGAACAGTTGCAGCGCAGGTTCCCCGAAGACAGGGAGGTCGTCCTGGGGCTGGCGCGCGTGCATTCATGGGAAGGCAACTACGAGACTTCCATGTCGCTTTACGTGGCATTGCGCGCTTCGGGCTATTTTCCGGACGCCCTGGCGCGGGAATACGCCGATGTTCTCTTCTGGAGCGGCAGTTTCAGGAAAGCCGCCGATGAATACGCAAGACTATTGCGTTCGGGAAGGCTGGACGAAAAGCGATTGAAAAATTACGCCGAGGCGCAGATCGCTCTGGGCCGTTACGCTGAATCGGCAGAAATATACCGGTCGCTTCTTGAAAAACACAAGGATGAGCCTGGTCTTGTGCGGGGCTACGCAAGCGCGCTTGCCGGTACGGAGCAATTCGACAGGGCTGAAGAACTCTACAGCGAGCATACATACGGCGGGGAGGCGGAAAATCCGTTTGAGCATCCGCTTTTTTATACCGCGGCTTTCGCGGCCCTGGAATTTTCCGGATCGCGGCTGGCTGGAGAAGCGCTTGAGCGTGTGCGACGTTATCTGAAAGAGGATGGCCGGGCATCCTGGTACCTCAATGAACGGGAGTACTATTCGAATAGCCTGTGCTGGTTGTCCGAGCTCTATCTTGTGAGGAAAAAATCCTTTTCAGGCAGCAGCCCTTGACCGCCATCGCTTTTCACTCAAGATGTCGGAGCCTGTCGGCTAGACCACCACTCGTCACCGTAGTTGTAGAACATTTCCTCCCCCTCGCTGATGCATCGCAGTGCGTAGAGCACCAGTTCAGGGCCGAGGGGTGTGTCTTCGAGGTAGTAGCCGACATTGGGGGTTGACGAATGGTTGAAGAGCATGCCATTGCCCATCGCCACCAGCCGACGGGTTTCGTTTTCTCCGTAAAACACGTAGTTCATCAGTTCGCCGCCCACGTCTTTCTCGTCGAGTTCGAGGACCGGGCATCGTTCGATCACGTCTCCTTTTGCGATCTCCTTTCCGGCGAAGGCCCCTCTTCCGCTTACATTGGATGGCCCTATGCGTACGCTGCCCTCGTTTTCACGGCGTTCACTCCACCGGAGTTTCCTGCCGATCTGGATTCCTGACGAAAGCCCCGCTGCAAGCGCCGCGAGGAAAAAGGCCGGGATATGTGGTTCCATTTTACGGAGTTTACCGTCGTTTGTTCCGATTCCTGCCGATAAGGCTTTTATGTTACGAAAAAGGAACGTGCTCCGGAAAAGTCATCGTCGCCGTTTCAGACGATTCTTTCGGGATCGCTCGTGTCGGGCATCTTGCCCTGGTAGCCGAAGAAGAACTGGAGCATGCCGACCAGTGCTCCCGACTGCTTGCTGACATACCACTGGTCCGCGGCTCGCCGGTTGCCAAGCGCATAGGACGGGTAGGGATGGATCGTGTCCGACATCTGCCGGAGAGTTACCCCGTTGCGCATCGCAAGAGCGAGCTCGCTTATGAGGTCGCCGGCGTGAGCTCCGAGTATGTCGGCCCCGTATATGCGGCCGTCGAACCCGGCGGCGTAGACCCTGATCCAGCCATCGGTTTCGCTTTCGGTTATCGCCCGGTCGATCCGCTCGAACGGAAAGCGGTAGACTTCGTAGGAAATGCGCTTGTTTTTCAGTTCTTCCTCGGTCGTGCCGACATGTGCAAGCTCCGGGTCGGTGTAGGTGCACCAGGGGAGGTGTTTTTCGTCGGTTCTCAGCGGCAGGTGCGTCAGCATTCTGCTCGCAGCTACCTTGGCCATGTGTTCTGCCATGTGCGTGAACTGGGCGCCTCCGGCGACATCGCCACAGGCATAGATATGATGACGGGAGGTCTGGCAGCTTTCGTTGATGCGGATGCCCCGCTCGTGCGTTTCGATACCGGCGGCCTCGATATCGAGCGATTCGATGTTGGCTTTTCTGCCAGCGGCGACAAGCAGCGCGTCGCCTTGAAACGCGACGGCTTTTCCCGTTTTCCTGTCCTCGGCGGTCACGGTAATGGTCTTGCCTGATGCGGCGACTCCGGTGACGGTTGCGCCGAGTCTGAAGTCGACGCCTTCACCGGCGAGGATTTCTTGCAGGAGAGCCGTCAGCTCTGGATGATCCTTCGGGAGTATCCGGTCGCTGAAGTCGAACACCGTTACGTTCGAACCGAAACGGGCGAACGCCTGGCTCATTTCGACGCCGATGGGGCCCGCGCCGACGACAAGCAGTCTTTTCGGCAGGGTTTTCAGGGAAAAAAGGGTTTCGTTGGTAAGATAAGGGACCGCATCGAGTCCGGGGATTGGCGGCTGCACGGGGCGGCTGCCGGTGGCTATGACGATGTTTCTGCCCCGCAGGGCCAGTTCTTCACCGCCGTTCACGGCTATTCTTACCGTGTGTTCATCGGCGAAGGTTCCCCGGCCATCAATGACCGTTACGCCCATTTTTTCGTATATTTCGGGCGCGTCTGCGTCACGGTAGACCTGCTGCTGTATGTCCTGCACTCTCTTCATGACCGCCTCGAAATCGATTTCTGGTTCCCCGGTTTTTATGCCGAAAACCGCTGCCTTGCGAACGATGTCGGCTACTTTCGCTGATTTCAAAAGGGTTTTGCTCGGGATGCAGCCGTGCCAGGTACAGTCGCCGCCGAGTTTTTTCTCTTCGATCAAGGCCGTTTTCGCGCCGAGCGAGGCGGAGACGCCGGCCGCCGTAAGACCGGCCGCGCCTCCGCCGATAACGATGACATCGTAGTCGAAGTTCATGGTTCGTTCTCCTTTTGCGAGAGTTTTTTTCTGATCGTCCGCAGCGTGGACCAGGCTCCGGAAGCCACGAGGGCGACGATGACGAGGTAAACCCAGAACGGCACGTTCCTTCCGGCCGCGATGAGGTAGAGATAGGCTGAAATAAAAAAGAAACCGGACAGAACAGCGGGCAGGAGAACCGGTTTTTTTTCTTTCAGGTTTTTTACGAGCCAGGCGACGGAGATCGTGAAAAACGGTATGGCCCCGAGGTAGATCGCTCCGAAAATCAACGGGTCGACGCCGTACCTGCCGCCGAGTTCCACGAACCAGGTGTGGATATCCTCGATATTCATGGCCATTATTTTGTTTACTGGTAAAGTTACGGTAGTTTTTCTGAAAACGTATAAACCGCGGCTACTAACCTCTATCGGGGCTTGAAACCAGGAGACAGGGATGGACGACAGCCAGGCCGGAAACGGGATGGATAACGTCGTGCTTCGCGTAAGCGAGGTCAGCAAGAGATATATCATGGGTGAAGTGACCGTGGAGGCGCTGCGGCGGGTTTCAGCGGATTTCGATGCAGGCGAACTGGTCGTGCTGCTCGGCACTTCAGGCAGCGGAAAATCGACACTGCTCAACATTATCGGCGGTCTCGACGTGCCGACCGAAGGCAGGATTTTCTTTCACGGCCGGGAGATAACCGCAGCCACCGAACAGGAGCTTACCGCCTACCGGCGCGAATCGATCGGTTTCGTGTTCCAGTTCTACAATCTTATTTCGAGTCTTACGGCGCTGGAGAACGTCCAGATGGTAACGGAAATTTCAGGGAACCCGATGCCGGCCGAGGAAGCGCTCCGGCTTGTAGACCTTGCCGACAGGATGCATCATTTTCCGGCTCAGCTTTCGGGAGGACAGCAGCAGCGAGTGGCTATAGCCAGGGCCGTTGCCAAAAGACCCGAGCTGCTTCTGTGCGATGAACCTACAGGCGCGCTCGATTATGAAACGGGCAAGCTGGTGCTCGATGTGATCCGCAAGGTGAACGATGAACTCGGCACCACCACTCTCGTGATCACGCATAACGTGTCCATAGCAGCGATGGCCGACAGGGTCGTCCACATGCGAAGCGGTGAAATCACCGAGGTCGAACGCAACGTTCGGAAGGTTGCGCCTTCCGAACTGAGCTGGTAGGAAGAGCATGAAGCCGCTGAACCGGAAGCTGCTGCGTGAACTGATGCGCATGAAAGGGCAGATGCTGGCCGTGGCAGCGGTCGTTGCCTGCGGTATTTCGGTATTCGTTTCGATGAGCAGCGTTGAGCACTCCCTCAAACTCTCCAGGGCGCGCTATTACAGCGACTACCGTTTCGCCGATGTCTTCATGCAGATGAAACGGGCTCCCGTTTCGATGCTCGACGGCGTCAGGCGCATTTCTGGAGTCGCGGCCGTCAGGGCTAGGATTGTTTCCGACGTCACGCTCGACGTACCCGGGCTCGACGAACCCGCTACCGGAAGGCTGCTTTCGATTCCTGACAGAAAACGCCCCGTGCTGAACGACGTTTTTCTGCGTGAAGGCCGCTACATCCGGCCGGGTCACCCCGAAGAGGTCATAGCCAGCGAACCCTTCATGAAGGCAAACGGCCTTGGACTGGGCGACCGGATCGGGGCGGTGATCAACGGCCGCTGGAAGGAGCTGGTCATTGTCGGCAAGGGGCTTTCGCCCGAATATATCTACGAAGTGCAGCCGGGCGCTTTTTTTCCCGACAACCGCCGGTTCGGGGTTTTCTGGATGAGCCGCGATGCACTCGAATCGGCTCTCGATATGACCGGGGCATTCAACGATCTTTCCCTTACGCTCGCTCACGGGGCGTCGGAAAAAGATGTGATCGACCGTCTCGACGTCATCTTTTCGCGATACGGTTCGCTCGGGGCATACGGAAGGGGCGAGCAGATGTCCGACCGGTTCATTTCCGACGAGATAAAGCAGGTCGGCATACAGATTACCGTATTGCCGACGATCTTTCTCGGCGTCGCGGTCTTTCTGCTCAATATCGTGCTGAGAAGGCTCGTAAGCACGCAGCGTGACCTGATCGCCGTCATGAAAGCCGTCGGCTACACGAACGAAGAGGTTGGCCTGCACTATCTTGGCTTCGCCATGGTGCCCGTGGCTCTGGGCGCTTTGGCCGGCACGGCTCTCGGCGCCTGGCTCGGGGTAGGCCTGACAAAGGTGTACGAGGATTTCTACAATTTCGCGGAACTCGTCTATTCTTTCCGATTCCGCGACGCCGCCCTGGCCGTCCTGCTGAGTTCGGGGGCTTCGCTTGTGGGTGCGCTCGGAGCGGTGCGCCATGCGGTAAGGCTTCCTCCGGCGGAGGCGATGAGGCCCGAGGCCCCGGCGGTCTACAAGCCCGGATTTCTCGACCGGCGAGCGTTTCAGAAGAAAATATCGGTAGCTTTCCGCATCATCATTCGCAATCTCGAACGGCGTCCGTGGAAAGCCGTGCTTTCGATTTTCATGATAGCGCTGGCCGTGGCGATCCTGGTCTCCGGGCGTTACAGTTACGACGCGGTCAATCATATCATGCTGGTAGAGTTCAGCGGCAAGCATCGCGAAGACGTGACCGTCATGTTCAACGAGTCACGTCCGCGTTCAGTGCGCTACGATTTCGCCTCGATGGACGGTGTGCTCGAACAGGAGTTCTACCGCGAGGAGGCTGCGCGCCTGGTTTACGGGCACCAGTCCCGGAGGCAGTCGATCACCGGACTCGCCGGTTCAGGCGGCCTGAGGCGTCTGCTCGACGCACGAAACCGGGAGTTCATGCTTCCCGAAAGAGGAATTCTTCTTACCACGACCCTCGCCGATATTCTCGGCGTGCAGGAGGGAGACACCCTCAGGGTGGAGTTTCTTCAGGGTGAGCGGCGGATCGAGAACGTGCCGGTTGCCGGCAGGATCGACGAAATGCTGGGGTTGTCGGCCTACATGCGCATCGACAATCTCGACCGTATTGCAGGCAATCCCGGTGTTGTCTCGGCGGCCTATCTGAGGATCAACGACAGCCGGTCGGAGAGGCTTTTCGCGGATTTCAAGGAAATGCCCGGGATCGCCGGCGTCATGATGCTGAAGGCCATGCAGAAAAGCTTCGAGGAGCTGATCGCCAGAAGCATGACCACCTCGACCGTTATCCTCACGTCATTCGCCTCGATACTCGCTTTCGCGGTCGTCTATAACGGAGCGCGAATCTCTCTTTCCGAAAGGGCGCGCGAACTTTCAAGCCTGAGGGTGCTCGGGCTCACGAAAGGCGAGATCGCCGTCATTCTGCTTGGAGAGCAGGCGATATTGACCGTGATAGCCATTCCTCTCGGCTTTCTGATCGGCATAGGTTTGTCGGTGCTTCTCGCACTCGGGCTCAGTTCCGAACTCTATCGGATGCCGGTGGTGTTCAGCGGCATCAATTTCGTTTTCGCGCTTGTGGTAACCATCGTGGTCAGCATCGTTTCCGGGCTGATGATCCGCTATCGCCTGAATCACCTCGATCTGATCGCGGTACTGAAGACGAGAGAGTGACGAAGAAAGGCAATGCGTATATATGTTTTCCTCATGAAAAAAATCCCTGATCGCATGAAGTTTTCCAGTACACAGCGAATCTCCATCATTGCTTCGGCGGTTGTCGCCGTGATGCTTTTTCTGATCCTTATGCCGTCCCCCATGCAGGTGGACTCCGGCGTAGTTTCAAGAGGCGGGTTGCAGGTCACGCTCGACGGCGAGGGGGTGAGCAGGGTGCGCGACAGCTACATCGTGGCTTCTCCGGTGAACGGACGCCTTGAAAGGATTTCGCTCGAGGAGGGGGATGGTGTTTTGCCCGGACAGATCGTCGCCCGTATAACCCCGCCGCCGCTGAATTCGAGGGAATACGAAAACGCCGATGCAAGGGCGAAGTCCGCCGAGGCCCTGCTTGAAGCCGCCAATGCCGAACAGCGCAGGGTCAAGCTCGACCTGGACAGGGCCGCGACGAAGCATGCGCGCTACCGAAACCTGTATGCGAAGGGCGCGGTG
It encodes the following:
- a CDS encoding SET domain-containing protein-lysine N-methyltransferase, whose translation is MEPHIPAFFLAALAAGLSSGIQIGRKLRWSERRENEGSVRIGPSNVSGRGAFAGKEIAKGDVIERCPVLELDEKDVGGELMNYVFYGENETRRLVAMGNGMLFNHSSTPNVGYYLEDTPLGPELVLYALRCISEGEEMFYNYGDEWWSSRQAPTS
- a CDS encoding ABC transporter permease, which translates into the protein MKPLNRKLLRELMRMKGQMLAVAAVVACGISVFVSMSSVEHSLKLSRARYYSDYRFADVFMQMKRAPVSMLDGVRRISGVAAVRARIVSDVTLDVPGLDEPATGRLLSIPDRKRPVLNDVFLREGRYIRPGHPEEVIASEPFMKANGLGLGDRIGAVINGRWKELVIVGKGLSPEYIYEVQPGAFFPDNRRFGVFWMSRDALESALDMTGAFNDLSLTLAHGASEKDVIDRLDVIFSRYGSLGAYGRGEQMSDRFISDEIKQVGIQITVLPTIFLGVAVFLLNIVLRRLVSTQRDLIAVMKAVGYTNEEVGLHYLGFAMVPVALGALAGTALGAWLGVGLTKVYEDFYNFAELVYSFRFRDAALAVLLSSGASLVGALGAVRHAVRLPPAEAMRPEAPAVYKPGFLDRRAFQKKISVAFRIIIRNLERRPWKAVLSIFMIALAVAILVSGRYSYDAVNHIMLVEFSGKHREDVTVMFNESRPRSVRYDFASMDGVLEQEFYREEAARLVYGHQSRRQSITGLAGSGGLRRLLDARNREFMLPERGILLTTTLADILGVQEGDTLRVEFLQGERRIENVPVAGRIDEMLGLSAYMRIDNLDRIAGNPGVVSAAYLRINDSRSERLFADFKEMPGIAGVMMLKAMQKSFEELIARSMTTSTVILTSFASILAFAVVYNGARISLSERARELSSLRVLGLTKGEIAVILLGEQAILTVIAIPLGFLIGIGLSVLLALGLSSELYRMPVVFSGINFVFALVVTIVVSIVSGLMIRYRLNHLDLIAVLKTRE
- a CDS encoding iron-containing alcohol dehydrogenase codes for the protein MELSGFNLLRQPRVVFGAGTFRELPSLSSGYGRRALLVTGSATLCRSGRLDELLSLMSAKGIECESMEVSREPSPELVDHAVRRYRPDAIAVVVAVGGGSVIDAGKAVSAMLPCGEPVEQYIEGLAGYRPHDGSKIPFIAVPTTAGTGTEATSNAVISRVGREGYKRSLRHREFVPDIAVIDPSLMVGLPSGLTASSGMDAVTQLLEAYVSPGASPYTDALAWSGLEHFVRSFSSACSAGASSIAVRSDMAYAALVSGIALANAGLGVVHGFASSIGGYVDIPHGTLCGTLLASATKENIRVLRMSGDQALPFIAKYARAGRLFAGDPSLDDNGACDSLVDIVESWVDRLGFPRLGRYGITAGDVDVLADLTRGKNNPAALAKDNLKRILMERL
- a CDS encoding ABC transporter ATP-binding protein, with protein sequence MDDSQAGNGMDNVVLRVSEVSKRYIMGEVTVEALRRVSADFDAGELVVLLGTSGSGKSTLLNIIGGLDVPTEGRIFFHGREITAATEQELTAYRRESIGFVFQFYNLISSLTALENVQMVTEISGNPMPAEEALRLVDLADRMHHFPAQLSGGQQQRVAIARAVAKRPELLLCDEPTGALDYETGKLVLDVIRKVNDELGTTTLVITHNVSIAAMADRVVHMRSGEITEVERNVRKVAPSELSW
- a CDS encoding tetratricopeptide repeat protein; amino-acid sequence: MRFYRAGNYPQALRCFSAAHDEDPDNPETIAALLDAFELLDREDEADKLFEMLIDSRTGRPEFFSSVGDIAYARKKHGIAERYYAKSLSGKQDHAVRRRYAEVLAWQKKYILALDQIGLLQKSGISDSSLLEFKADVLSWNRQYEDAVRDYLELYEAGKGGDDVFEKLKDIIAFSLWDGKRLDFYLEILDRDAFAEEDSLKFLLARSFAGNRRYEDAKEILEKLHLQSPSDKRIALQYVSVLENLDLPKKTYAVIERCLESNPEDRKLLERYAAVAEAFGDAETALDVYYRLLAAFPEDSLFRLKTARTLVWAGRYGDALPLYKGLVDSGEANQDFHDEYVGLLFREKKYREIVRFYKSRFRAADLAKADAFRLADAYLAMNDRFSALEVYEQLQRRFPEDREVVLGLARVHSWEGNYETSMSLYVALRASGYFPDALAREYADVLFWSGSFRKAADEYARLLRSGRLDEKRLKNYAEAQIALGRYAESAEIYRSLLEKHKDEPGLVRGYASALAGTEQFDRAEELYSEHTYGGEAENPFEHPLFYTAAFAALEFSGSRLAGEALERVRRYLKEDGRASWYLNEREYYSNSLCWLSELYLVRKKSFSGSSP
- a CDS encoding dihydrolipoyl dehydrogenase family protein — encoded protein: MNFDYDVIVIGGGAAGLTAAGVSASLGAKTALIEEKKLGGDCTWHGCIPSKTLLKSAKVADIVRKAAVFGIKTGEPEIDFEAVMKRVQDIQQQVYRDADAPEIYEKMGVTVIDGRGTFADEHTVRIAVNGGEELALRGRNIVIATGSRPVQPPIPGLDAVPYLTNETLFSLKTLPKRLLVVGAGPIGVEMSQAFARFGSNVTVFDFSDRILPKDHPELTALLQEILAGEGVDFRLGATVTGVAASGKTITVTAEDRKTGKAVAFQGDALLVAAGRKANIESLDIEAAGIETHERGIRINESCQTSRHHIYACGDVAGGAQFTHMAEHMAKVAASRMLTHLPLRTDEKHLPWCTYTDPELAHVGTTEEELKNKRISYEVYRFPFERIDRAITESETDGWIRVYAAGFDGRIYGADILGAHAGDLISELALAMRNGVTLRQMSDTIHPYPSYALGNRRAADQWYVSKQSGALVGMLQFFFGYQGKMPDTSDPERIV